In one Candidatus Angelobacter sp. genomic region, the following are encoded:
- a CDS encoding Hsp20/alpha crystallin family protein, protein MNALKRWNRLKDLEAFQHSLDSLLGPSPAHRPEGQEGLMAAAEWSPLVDISEDDKEYLIKAELPEVKKEDVKVTAEEGTLTIMGERKFEKEGKGRKYHRVERAYGTFGRSFSLPDDASPAKVSAEFKDGVLTVHLVKDEKAKPQQVEVKVS, encoded by the coding sequence ATGAATGCGTTGAAACGTTGGAACCGGTTAAAAGACCTGGAAGCTTTCCAACACAGTCTGGACAGTCTTTTGGGTCCTTCTCCTGCCCATCGGCCCGAGGGGCAAGAGGGACTCATGGCCGCCGCCGAATGGTCCCCACTGGTGGACATCAGCGAAGACGACAAGGAGTACCTGATCAAGGCCGAGTTGCCTGAAGTGAAGAAGGAGGACGTAAAGGTCACCGCGGAGGAAGGCACATTGACCATCATGGGCGAACGCAAATTCGAAAAGGAAGGAAAAGGCAGAAAGTATCACCGTGTCGAACGCGCCTACGGCACTTTTGGACGGAGCTTCTCGCTCCCGGATGACGCCAGCCCCGCGAAAGTCAGCGCCGAGTTCAAAGATGGCGTGCTCACCGTGCATTTGGTGAAGGACGAGAAGGCCAAACCGCAGCAGGTCGAAGTCAAGGTTTCCTGA